In a genomic window of Variovorax paradoxus:
- a CDS encoding DUF3540 domain-containing protein produces the protein MNVVALRSPATAASVSIHLLGKVLACEPHGAILVEDEGGGQWTCRRAASCLLQPAPGDTVLFSGPDAQRVFLIAVVEQADPRASRIEVPGDLVLSAPGGSIAVDSATDLRLHSAGKLDMAGAQWQVRAEQAQLQVAEMRYVGQAVDATVGRVRLLGKLFETMADRLLSMARSTLRVVDETEQVRVGHLDCEASHAVRIHGHHTVVTGKELVKVDAAQIHMG, from the coding sequence ATGAATGTCGTCGCATTGCGTTCGCCGGCCACCGCCGCTTCGGTTTCCATCCACCTGCTGGGCAAGGTCCTGGCCTGCGAGCCGCACGGGGCCATCCTCGTCGAGGACGAGGGCGGCGGCCAATGGACCTGCCGCCGCGCCGCCAGCTGCCTGCTGCAGCCCGCGCCTGGCGATACGGTGCTGTTCTCCGGGCCCGACGCGCAGCGCGTGTTCCTGATCGCCGTCGTCGAGCAGGCCGATCCACGGGCCAGCCGCATCGAGGTGCCCGGCGACCTGGTGCTGAGCGCACCGGGCGGGTCGATCGCCGTCGACAGCGCGACCGACCTCCGGCTGCACAGTGCCGGCAAGCTCGACATGGCGGGCGCGCAATGGCAGGTGCGGGCCGAGCAGGCCCAGCTCCAGGTCGCGGAGATGCGCTACGTCGGGCAGGCCGTCGATGCGACCGTCGGGCGCGTGCGGCTTCTTGGCAAGCTGTTCGAGACGATGGCGGACCGGCTGCTCAGCATGGCGCGCAGCACGCTGCGCGTGGTCGACGAGACCGAGCAGGTCCGCGTCGGCCACCTCGATTGCGAAGCCAGCCACGCGGTGCGCATCCATGGCCACCACACCGTCGTGACCGGCAAGGAACTTGTCAAGGTGGACGCGGCCCAGATCCACATGGGCTGA
- the tssK gene encoding type VI secretion system baseplate subunit TssK: MVTVRNPGAISRTGAHPQALANRVVWSEGMYLRPQHFQQLERYVEQYVTRRTAGLQGAFWGWLHLDIDRDAHALGRVSLLGGSGVMPDGTPFSFGVEDAPVPYDVPSDLTDELVVLALPLRRPGSEEVIFAEDTTSAARFHVVEREVADGNAVALGPAVLQLAAPRLRLVRASSLTAEWQAIGAVRVIERRTDHKLVIDANYIPPVLDVSAQPMLRSMVAELHGLLTQRSEALASRLSQPGRGGVSEVSDFLLLELVNRYLALTWHAQQAVQVHPEELFIDWFKLACHLATHTSPTRRPVVWPVYDHDNLNESIRPLMEELRRSLSAVLEQSAIAIELEERSHGVRVGRMPDPVLVRNAGFVLAVHADLPADAIQQRFPTQVKIGSVERIRDLVQLQLPGVTVRPLPVAPRQIPYNAGYHYFELDKSGDMWRQLEKSGGVAMHLAGEFPGLAMEFWAIRP, from the coding sequence TTGGTGACAGTTCGCAATCCGGGCGCCATCAGCAGAACAGGCGCCCATCCGCAGGCGTTGGCGAATCGCGTGGTGTGGTCCGAGGGCATGTACCTGCGGCCGCAGCATTTCCAGCAACTGGAGCGCTACGTCGAGCAGTACGTGACGCGCCGCACCGCGGGGCTGCAGGGTGCGTTCTGGGGCTGGCTGCACCTGGACATCGATCGCGACGCGCATGCGCTGGGCCGCGTCTCGCTGCTCGGCGGATCGGGCGTGATGCCCGACGGCACGCCGTTCTCCTTCGGCGTGGAGGACGCACCCGTTCCCTACGACGTGCCGAGCGACCTGACCGACGAACTGGTGGTGCTCGCATTGCCGCTGCGCCGGCCCGGCAGCGAGGAAGTCATCTTCGCGGAAGACACGACCTCGGCCGCGCGCTTCCACGTGGTCGAGCGCGAAGTCGCCGATGGCAACGCAGTTGCATTGGGCCCGGCGGTGCTGCAGCTCGCGGCGCCGCGGCTGCGGCTGGTGCGCGCCTCCTCGCTGACCGCGGAGTGGCAGGCGATCGGCGCGGTGCGCGTGATCGAGCGCCGCACCGACCACAAGCTGGTGATCGACGCCAACTACATCCCGCCGGTGCTCGACGTGTCGGCGCAGCCGATGCTGCGCAGCATGGTGGCCGAGCTGCACGGCCTGCTCACGCAGCGTTCCGAGGCGCTGGCCTCGCGCCTGTCGCAGCCGGGGCGCGGCGGCGTCAGCGAGGTCTCCGACTTCCTGCTGCTCGAGCTCGTGAACCGCTACCTCGCGCTCACCTGGCATGCGCAGCAGGCGGTGCAGGTGCATCCCGAGGAGCTGTTCATCGACTGGTTCAAGCTGGCCTGCCACCTCGCCACGCACACCTCGCCCACGCGGCGGCCCGTGGTGTGGCCGGTGTACGACCACGACAACCTCAACGAGAGCATCCGCCCGCTGATGGAGGAGCTGCGCCGCTCGCTGTCGGCCGTGCTCGAGCAGAGCGCGATCGCGATCGAGCTCGAGGAGCGCAGCCACGGCGTGCGCGTGGGTCGCATGCCCGACCCGGTGCTGGTGCGCAACGCGGGCTTCGTGCTCGCGGTGCATGCCGACCTGCCGGCCGACGCGATCCAGCAGCGTTTCCCCACGCAGGTGAAGATCGGCTCGGTCGAGCGCATCCGCGACCTGGTGCAGCTGCAGCTGCCGGGCGTGACCGTGCGGCCGCTGCCGGTGGCGCCGCGGCAGATTCCCTACAACGCGGGCTACCACTACTTCGAGCTCGACAAGAGCGGCGACATGTGGCGCCAGCTCGAGAAGTCGGGCGGCGTGGCCATGCACCTGGCCGGCGAGTTCCCCGGCCTGGCCATGGAGTTCTGGGCCATCCGTCCGTGA
- a CDS encoding serine/threonine-protein phosphatase codes for MLEATRTTPFAVPLSTSQFSCVGERSGNQDAIGYHLDDWFGCFVVSDGVGGNAGGEQAARTAVDTALNAFVANPSVAAEDIQQCVTRANDAILARQRAQAEQGKMSATFVSLFVDRSSGQARWAHVGDSRLYWFRRGVLMERTEDHSLSQRSREGMAHGEAAPANGAQALIQSNLLYRALGARERAEATVSGTQRLADGDAFLLCTDGLWQLISQQVMERSLQLADSAEEWLALLRRAAEAKADESRDNFSALAVWVGFPQQVTLAGTAQPPRHPG; via the coding sequence GTGCTTGAAGCGACCCGCACGACCCCGTTCGCCGTCCCGCTGTCCACGTCGCAGTTCTCCTGCGTGGGCGAGCGCAGCGGCAACCAGGATGCGATCGGCTACCACCTCGACGACTGGTTCGGCTGCTTCGTCGTGAGCGACGGCGTCGGCGGCAATGCCGGCGGCGAGCAGGCCGCGCGCACCGCGGTCGACACCGCGCTCAACGCCTTCGTCGCCAACCCCTCGGTGGCCGCGGAGGACATCCAGCAGTGCGTGACGCGCGCCAACGACGCGATCCTCGCGCGCCAGCGCGCGCAGGCCGAGCAGGGAAAGATGAGCGCGACCTTCGTCTCGCTGTTCGTCGACCGCAGCAGCGGCCAGGCGCGCTGGGCCCATGTGGGCGACAGCCGCCTCTACTGGTTCCGTCGCGGCGTGCTGATGGAACGCACCGAGGACCACAGCCTGTCGCAGCGCTCGCGCGAAGGCATGGCCCACGGCGAGGCCGCGCCGGCCAACGGCGCGCAGGCGCTGATCCAGAGCAACCTGCTCTACCGCGCGCTCGGCGCGCGCGAACGTGCCGAGGCCACCGTCTCGGGCACGCAGCGGCTGGCCGACGGCGATGCCTTCCTGCTGTGCACCGACGGGCTGTGGCAACTGATCTCGCAGCAGGTCATGGAGCGCTCGCTGCAACTGGCCGACAGCGCCGAGGAATGGCTCGCGCTGCTGCGCCGCGCGGCCGAGGCCAAGGCCGACGAGTCGCGCGACAACTTCTCGGCGCTCGCGGTGTGGGTGGGCTTTCCGCAGCAGGTGACGCTGGCGGGGACGGCGCAGCCCCCGCGCCATCCCGGCTGA
- a CDS encoding TssQ family T6SS-associated lipoprotein: MKSLLCALVIPLFLVAGCDTTPKATDPGPPQPERLSQQVARTTLERAQQAYDDGDYAKAISTLKSGGVSVFDAAEPNTRLAAMKLEAFSYCVANQLPECRTQFLKILDAFPSFDLSIAERKHPVWGPAFEAAKKMKR, from the coding sequence TTGAAGTCATTGCTGTGCGCTCTGGTGATCCCGCTCTTTCTGGTCGCAGGCTGCGACACCACCCCGAAGGCCACCGATCCAGGACCGCCGCAACCCGAACGCCTGAGCCAGCAGGTCGCGCGCACCACGCTCGAACGCGCGCAGCAGGCCTACGACGATGGCGACTACGCGAAGGCCATCTCCACGCTCAAGAGCGGCGGCGTGTCGGTGTTCGATGCGGCCGAGCCCAACACGCGGCTCGCCGCGATGAAGCTCGAGGCCTTCAGCTACTGCGTGGCCAACCAGCTGCCCGAGTGCCGCACGCAGTTCCTCAAGATCCTCGATGCCTTCCCTTCCTTCGATCTCAGCATCGCCGAGCGCAAGCATCCCGTGTGGGGCCCCGCGTTCGAAGCCGCCAAGAAGATGAAGCGCTGA
- a CDS encoding pentapeptide repeat-containing protein yields the protein MTRDELVDKVRHGVPLMGARLSGADLSGLDLSGAILEGVDLSGAALAGCSLEDATLSNCQLAGADLSQACLEGARIHRCDLSEVRAPGARIDDAAFVESQLARALFETERIARVQFFRCGLEQAVLKGAWIERSTFAESRMDGMDLCGARLEFAVFHRADLRTVAWTGARCESSVFIECDLSGQRLAGQRFALCQFTDSRLDEVDFTGADLVQSNFKGASLAGACFAGVDARQALFPEADARGVNFRAGRFERSIWVRARLDGADLREADLSLSVFQRARCAGADLRGARLDDADLSYADLGGADLRDAHFLRTRLHRAEQAETRFSTRAGIIEHDIELHKAQAWSDAP from the coding sequence ATGACGCGCGATGAGCTCGTCGACAAGGTGCGCCACGGCGTTCCGCTCATGGGCGCGCGCCTGTCCGGCGCCGACCTGTCGGGGCTCGATCTCTCGGGTGCCATCCTGGAAGGCGTCGATCTTTCCGGGGCGGCCCTGGCGGGTTGCAGCCTCGAGGACGCCACGCTGTCGAATTGCCAACTCGCCGGCGCCGATCTCTCGCAGGCCTGCCTCGAGGGCGCGCGCATTCACCGCTGCGACCTGAGCGAGGTACGCGCGCCCGGCGCGCGGATCGACGATGCCGCGTTCGTGGAGTCGCAGCTGGCGCGGGCGCTGTTCGAGACCGAGCGCATCGCCCGCGTGCAGTTCTTCCGCTGCGGCCTCGAGCAGGCCGTGCTGAAAGGGGCCTGGATCGAGCGCTCCACCTTCGCCGAATCGCGCATGGACGGCATGGACCTGTGCGGCGCGCGGCTGGAATTCGCGGTCTTCCACCGGGCCGACCTGCGCACCGTGGCATGGACCGGCGCGCGTTGCGAGAGCTCGGTCTTCATCGAGTGCGACCTCTCCGGCCAGCGCCTGGCCGGGCAGCGCTTCGCGCTGTGCCAGTTCACCGACAGCAGGCTCGACGAGGTCGACTTCACCGGGGCCGACCTGGTGCAGAGCAACTTCAAGGGCGCCTCGCTCGCAGGCGCGTGCTTCGCGGGCGTGGATGCCAGGCAGGCGCTGTTTCCCGAGGCCGATGCGCGCGGCGTGAACTTCCGCGCCGGCCGCTTCGAGCGATCGATCTGGGTCCGGGCCCGGCTTGATGGCGCGGACCTGCGCGAGGCCGACCTGTCGTTGAGCGTGTTCCAGCGCGCGCGCTGCGCCGGCGCGGACCTGCGCGGTGCGCGGCTCGACGATGCCGACCTGTCGTATGCCGACCTCGGCGGCGCCGACCTGCGCGACGCGCATTTCCTGCGCACCCGCCTGCACCGCGCGGAGCAGGCGGAAACCCGCTTCTCGACACGCGCCGGCATCATCGAGCACGACATCGAACTGCACAAGGCGCAGGCGTGGTCCGACGCGCCATGA
- a CDS encoding DUF4150 domain-containing protein, with protein MFANCQLMGMDIAFPDVCRTPVPFPFPNMALGPMAIPNAWNILFMAMPAHNMATFTPITLGDQPGVLGGVISQTFMQQSRHLTGAFTVLVKGTPVTRVTSISLQNRCNIVGMRLVPSQFKMLVLAP; from the coding sequence ATGTTCGCCAACTGCCAGCTCATGGGAATGGATATCGCGTTTCCCGACGTGTGCCGCACGCCCGTGCCCTTTCCCTTTCCCAACATGGCGCTCGGGCCGATGGCCATTCCCAACGCCTGGAACATCCTGTTCATGGCCATGCCCGCGCACAACATGGCCACCTTCACGCCGATCACGCTGGGCGACCAGCCGGGCGTGCTCGGCGGCGTGATCTCGCAGACCTTCATGCAGCAGTCGCGCCACCTGACGGGCGCCTTCACCGTGCTGGTCAAGGGCACGCCGGTCACGCGCGTGACGAGCATCTCGCTGCAGAACCGCTGCAACATCGTGGGCATGCGGCTGGTGCCGAGCCAGTTCAAGATGCTGGTGCTGGCGCCCTGA
- the tagH gene encoding type VI secretion system-associated FHA domain protein TagH, with protein MRWTVIEHAGRPVAAGPSALLAAPGGTIGRSPDNHLVLPDEQRQISRLQATVRFDDEGRAVLRNMSAVLPISVNGQTLRHDQESPIAEGDRVTIGSYVLEATPANAGTSRAASAIAPAPAAVEPTVAWPPAVESASSRLAAAPVSSRLASTPDFGAQAASLPTSMPPAYPPAPPPAAAPLDALLPQAPVSDVFSDLFGAGALPIGDTHAAPPREAPLQQPVPQPVPPPAQRPPAPVAAPVFAPASPAFAPPPAAFASPVPPPPAAPAPAPAARSSMPTAADWDAILANAPRRADTTPEPMPDPFAHEPFELPSQARRNPADPLAQLNPGATTDVSDFALKRGIDPLSLFAADRDAPSPLSDPRPTALTHAPALEDVHPAMDLLEKRPAVPGYTQPNHAHEVSGQFRPPTPMPLPVAQPPARMVEPEPEREAAPATPVAAPPTASMQSAPVEAVLAAMPTHPPATPAEAPLPAALPTMAPVTTPVVAPAPAAIEVPVEVPAEVVAPKASPEPVAVTAPSSPATDTAPALPAASCEALFRAFLDGAGVPDVAGQQQLDAEMMRRLGRLMRAFTDGTIELLSSRAMLKREVRAEITMIVDEENNPFKILPNGRAVLMQMFGARMPGFLPPEAAVHDALGDLQSHQLGMVAGMRAALLMVLQRFDPEALKKDTPHDGGLGEKLLPGGRDARLWRQLQQLHAETTAAVEDDFQAVFGRAFQQAYDREMERLKEARRA; from the coding sequence ATGCGTTGGACGGTGATCGAACATGCGGGCCGGCCGGTGGCCGCGGGTCCGTCGGCCCTGCTCGCCGCGCCCGGCGGCACCATCGGCCGCAGCCCCGACAACCACCTCGTGCTGCCCGACGAACAGCGGCAGATCTCGCGCCTGCAGGCCACGGTGCGTTTCGACGACGAAGGCCGCGCGGTGCTGCGCAACATGAGCGCGGTGCTGCCGATCAGCGTGAACGGACAGACGCTGCGTCACGACCAGGAGTCGCCGATCGCCGAGGGCGATCGCGTGACGATCGGCAGCTACGTGCTCGAGGCCACGCCCGCGAATGCCGGCACGAGCCGCGCGGCGTCGGCCATCGCGCCCGCGCCGGCCGCTGTCGAACCCACCGTCGCGTGGCCGCCCGCGGTCGAGTCCGCGAGCTCGCGCCTGGCCGCGGCACCGGTGAGCTCGCGCCTCGCATCGACACCGGACTTCGGTGCGCAGGCCGCATCGCTGCCGACCTCGATGCCGCCGGCCTATCCGCCAGCGCCTCCACCCGCGGCCGCGCCGCTCGATGCGCTGCTGCCGCAGGCACCGGTGTCCGACGTGTTCTCCGACCTGTTCGGCGCGGGCGCCCTGCCGATCGGCGACACGCATGCCGCGCCGCCGCGCGAGGCGCCCCTACAGCAACCCGTGCCGCAACCGGTGCCGCCGCCGGCGCAACGGCCGCCCGCGCCCGTGGCCGCGCCGGTCTTCGCGCCCGCATCGCCGGCATTCGCGCCGCCGCCCGCCGCCTTCGCATCGCCGGTGCCGCCGCCCCCCGCGGCGCCCGCGCCCGCACCGGCCGCGCGCTCGTCGATGCCCACCGCGGCCGACTGGGATGCGATCCTCGCCAACGCGCCGCGCCGTGCCGACACCACGCCCGAGCCCATGCCCGACCCGTTCGCGCACGAGCCCTTCGAGCTGCCCTCGCAGGCGCGCAGGAACCCGGCCGATCCGCTGGCGCAGCTGAACCCCGGCGCCACCACCGACGTGTCCGACTTCGCGCTCAAGCGCGGCATCGATCCGCTGTCGCTGTTCGCGGCCGACCGGGACGCGCCTTCGCCGCTGTCCGATCCGCGGCCCACCGCGCTGACGCATGCGCCCGCGCTCGAGGACGTGCATCCCGCGATGGACCTGCTCGAGAAGCGGCCGGCGGTGCCGGGCTACACCCAGCCCAACCATGCGCACGAGGTGTCGGGCCAGTTCCGTCCGCCGACGCCGATGCCGCTGCCCGTGGCGCAGCCGCCCGCGCGCATGGTCGAGCCCGAGCCCGAACGCGAGGCGGCACCCGCGACGCCGGTCGCCGCGCCGCCCACCGCATCGATGCAGAGCGCGCCCGTCGAGGCCGTGCTCGCGGCCATGCCGACGCACCCACCCGCCACGCCCGCCGAAGCACCGCTGCCCGCGGCGCTGCCGACCATGGCCCCGGTGACCACGCCCGTGGTGGCGCCCGCGCCGGCCGCGATCGAAGTGCCGGTCGAGGTGCCGGCCGAAGTCGTCGCGCCGAAGGCGAGCCCCGAACCGGTCGCCGTCACCGCCCCTTCGAGCCCCGCCACCGACACCGCGCCCGCGCTGCCCGCGGCCTCCTGCGAGGCGCTGTTCCGCGCCTTCCTCGATGGCGCCGGCGTGCCCGACGTCGCGGGCCAGCAGCAGCTCGATGCCGAGATGATGCGCAGGCTCGGCCGGCTGATGCGCGCCTTCACCGACGGCACCATCGAGCTGCTGTCCTCGCGCGCGATGCTCAAGCGCGAGGTGCGCGCCGAGATCACGATGATCGTGGACGAGGAGAACAACCCGTTCAAGATCCTGCCCAACGGCCGCGCGGTGCTGATGCAGATGTTCGGCGCGCGCATGCCGGGCTTCCTGCCGCCCGAGGCCGCGGTGCACGACGCGCTCGGCGACCTGCAGTCGCACCAGCTCGGCATGGTCGCGGGCATGCGCGCCGCGCTGCTGATGGTGCTGCAGCGCTTCGATCCCGAGGCGCTCAAGAAGGACACGCCGCACGACGGCGGCCTCGGCGAAAAGCTGCTGCCCGGCGGCCGCGACGCACGCCTGTGGCGCCAGCTGCAGCAGCTGCACGCCGAGACCACGGCTGCCGTCGAGGACGATTTCCAGGCCGTGTTCGGCCGGGCCTTCCAGCAGGCCTACGACCGGGAAATGGAACGATTGAAGGAGGCACGCCGTGCTTGA
- the tssJ gene encoding type VI secretion system lipoprotein TssJ translates to MHRRTLLRSAIVTSPLLAGLGGCASTAKSMPTPYAVSIKVDDGVNPDGRGQAAPILVKVFELKSSGNFETADYFALQDRDRETLAAELVNADQAILRSGEERVFKREAGLDSRAIGVIAGYRKLENARWRLVLPLKEPKQTNLYKVWQFSPSEQKVRIVIRKTGIELLPTT, encoded by the coding sequence ATGCATCGACGAACCCTGCTGCGAAGCGCGATCGTGACCTCGCCGCTGCTCGCCGGACTCGGCGGCTGTGCATCGACGGCCAAGTCCATGCCCACGCCCTACGCGGTGTCGATCAAGGTCGACGACGGCGTCAACCCCGATGGCCGCGGACAGGCCGCGCCGATCCTCGTGAAGGTGTTCGAGCTCAAGTCCTCGGGCAACTTCGAGACCGCCGACTACTTCGCACTGCAGGACCGCGATCGCGAGACGCTCGCGGCCGAACTCGTGAATGCCGACCAGGCCATTCTTCGCAGCGGCGAAGAGCGCGTCTTCAAGCGCGAGGCCGGCCTCGATTCGCGCGCCATCGGCGTGATCGCGGGCTACCGCAAGCTCGAGAACGCACGCTGGCGCCTCGTGCTGCCGCTCAAGGAGCCCAAGCAGACGAACCTCTACAAGGTCTGGCAGTTCTCTCCGAGTGAACAAAAGGTTCGCATCGTGATCCGCAAGACCGGTATCGAACTGTTGCCGACTACGTGA
- a CDS encoding DotU family type VI secretion system protein: protein MPPNPGGGTSGGAHGGNNPLNAPRGLGEQPQAFTAFHDTRRPHAGDTALAGNNPLVAAANPLLDLIPQIRATGHHDSPAQLREHLVDEVRRFETRAQQSGISPEVIIGARYCLCTAVDEAAALTPWGGSIWSSQSLLVMFHNETWGGEKFFQLLSRLVQNPQQHLHLIELIYFCLAMGFEGRFRVIDNGRSQLETLKQRLLQIIRQTRGEIAQPLSPHWQDTSAPVRRTRNWLPVWAVGAVAAVLLMIAFALLTFNLGGTSDGAFSAINAVRLPQTQRAVAQPAPQPRLQRFLEAEIREGLVSVRDEADRSVVILRGDGLFASGADKVLDRYVPVLNRVAEALNAVEGSVLINGYSDDQPIRSVRFPSNWHLSQARADSVRKMIGARMTRPDRLRAEGRGDADPIVPNDSPANRARNRRVEVTLLVAPVAPQGGR, encoded by the coding sequence GTGCCGCCGAATCCGGGCGGCGGCACCAGCGGCGGCGCCCATGGCGGCAACAACCCGCTGAACGCCCCGCGCGGCCTCGGCGAGCAGCCGCAGGCCTTCACCGCCTTCCACGACACGCGGCGCCCGCATGCGGGCGACACCGCGCTGGCCGGCAACAACCCGCTGGTGGCCGCGGCCAACCCGCTACTCGACCTGATCCCGCAGATCCGCGCCACCGGCCACCACGACTCGCCCGCGCAGTTGCGCGAGCACCTGGTCGACGAGGTGCGCCGCTTCGAGACGCGCGCGCAGCAGAGCGGCATCTCGCCCGAGGTCATCATCGGCGCGCGCTACTGCCTTTGCACCGCCGTCGACGAGGCGGCCGCGCTCACGCCCTGGGGCGGCAGCATCTGGTCCTCGCAGAGCCTGCTGGTGATGTTCCACAACGAGACCTGGGGCGGCGAGAAGTTCTTCCAGCTGCTCTCGCGCCTGGTGCAGAACCCGCAGCAGCACCTGCACCTGATCGAGCTCATCTACTTCTGCCTCGCGATGGGCTTCGAGGGGCGCTTCCGCGTCATCGACAACGGCCGCTCGCAGCTCGAGACCCTCAAGCAGCGCCTGCTGCAGATCATCCGCCAGACGCGCGGCGAGATCGCGCAGCCGCTGTCGCCGCACTGGCAGGACACCAGCGCGCCCGTGCGCCGCACGCGCAACTGGCTGCCGGTGTGGGCCGTGGGCGCGGTGGCCGCGGTGCTCCTGATGATCGCCTTCGCGCTCCTGACCTTCAACCTCGGCGGCACCTCCGACGGCGCCTTCTCCGCGATCAACGCGGTGCGCCTGCCGCAGACGCAGCGCGCGGTGGCGCAGCCCGCGCCGCAGCCGCGGCTGCAGCGCTTCCTCGAGGCCGAGATCCGCGAGGGCCTGGTGAGCGTGCGCGACGAGGCCGACCGCAGCGTGGTGATCCTGCGCGGCGACGGCCTGTTCGCCTCGGGCGCCGACAAGGTGCTCGACCGCTACGTGCCGGTGCTCAACCGCGTGGCCGAGGCGCTCAACGCGGTCGAGGGCAGCGTGCTGATCAACGGCTACTCCGACGACCAGCCGATCCGCAGCGTGCGCTTCCCGTCGAACTGGCACCTGTCGCAGGCGCGGGCCGACTCGGTGCGCAAGATGATCGGCGCGCGCATGACGCGCCCCGACCGGCTGCGCGCCGAGGGCCGCGGCGATGCCGACCCGATCGTGCCGAACGACTCGCCGGCCAACCGCGCGCGCAACCGCCGTGTGGAAGTGACCTTGCTGGTCGCGCCGGTGGCACCGCAGGGAGGACGCTGA